In Silene latifolia isolate original U9 population chromosome 3, ASM4854445v1, whole genome shotgun sequence, a single window of DNA contains:
- the LOC141647631 gene encoding pyruvate kinase 1, cytosolic-like yields MPSTNLLLEEPIRMASILEPSKSNFFSAMTKIVGTLGPRSQSVEVISGLLNAGMSVARFDFSWGDADTHRQTLHNLKLAVKATKKLCAVMLDTVGAEVQVVNKSGKAISLKENEFVTLTPNLEIDASSKLLPINYNGLAKAVKKGDMIFMGKYLFTGSETTSVWLEVSESKGDDVVCVIKNSASLDGTLFTLHASQVHIDMPTLSEKDKEVISSWGVQNKIDFLSLSYTRHAEDVRQARELLSSLGDLGQTQIYAKIENVEGLTHFEEILQEADGIILSRGNLGIDLAPEKVFLFQKAALHRCNMVGKPAVVTRVVDSMTNNLRPTRAEATDVANAVLDGSDAILLGAETFRGLYPIETVKTVDRICFEAEKVFNQDAYFKKTVKFVGEPMTHLESIASSAVRAALKVKASVIICFTSSGRAARLIAKYRPTMPVLSVVIPRLKTDQLKWSFTGVFEARQSLIVRGLFPMLADPRHAAESTSATNESVLKVALDHGKALGIIKSHDRVVVCQKVGDDSVIKIIELED; encoded by the exons ATGCCTTCTACTAACTTGCTACTCGAAGAACCTATTCGAATGGCCTCCATTCTCGAACCTTCCAAATCT AATTTTTTCTCGGCCATGACCAAGATCGTAGGAACTCTAGGTCCTCGTTCGCAATCAGTCGAGGTCATTTCTGGCTTACTCAACGCTGGAATGTCTG TTGCTAGGTTTGACTTTTCATGGGGTGATGCTGATACACATCGTCAAACTCTCCACAATTTGAAACTTGCTGTTAAAGCTACTAAGAAACTTTGCGCT GTCATGTTGGACACTGTTGGAGCAGAGGTGCAAGTTGTAAATAAAAGTGGGAAAGCAATATCTCTCAAGGAAAATGAATTTGTCACTCTTACGCCAAATCTAGAGATCGATGCCTCCTCAAAACTATTACCCATTAATTACAATGGTCTTGCCAAG GCAGTGAAAAAGGGGGATATGATCTTCATGGGTAAATACTTGTTCACCGGAAGTGAAACCACATCTGTTTGGCTAGAG GTGTCTGAGTCGAAAGGGGACGATGTTGTTTGCGTGATCAAGAATTCCGCATCATTGGATGGAACACTGTTTACTTTGCACGCTTCTCAAGTTCATATCGATATGCCAACTCTCTCAGAGAAAGATAAGGAG GTCATAAGCTCCTGGGGGGTTCAAAATAAAATTGACTTCCTTTCACTATCATATACTCGTCACGCAGAGGATGTTCGTCAG GCTCGGGAGCTTCTGTCAAGTTTAGGTGACCTAGGTCAGACACAAATATATGCAAAGATTGAAAATGTGGAG GGTTTGACCCACTTTGAAGAGATACTTCAAGAGGCAGATGGCATCATTCTTTCTCGTGGAAATCTGGGCATTGATCTCGCACCTGAGAAG GTATTCTTGTTTCAAAAAGCTGCTTTGCATAGATGTAATATGGTTGGCAAACCAGCTGTCGTTACTCGTGTTGTTGACAGCATGACCAACAATCTCAGGCCTACTCGTGCCGAGGCGACTGATGTTGCTAATGCTGTGTTGGATG GGAGTGATGCGATTCTCCTTGGAGCTGAGACATTCAGAGGCCTGTACCCTATTGAAACTGTGAAAACTGTTGATAGAATCTGTTTTGAG GCTGAAAAAGTGTTTAATCAAGATGCATACTTCAAAAAAACTGTTAAGTTTGTGGGCGAACCCATGACTCACCTGGAATCTATTGCTTCATCTGCT GTGCGTGCCGCCTTAAAGGTGAAAGCATCTGTTATTATCTGCTTTACTTCCTCTGGAAGAGCTGCAAG GTTAATTGCTAAATATAGGCCAACAATGCCAGTTCTCTCAGTTGTGATTCCTCGCCTTAAGACGGACCAACTAAAGTGGAGTTTTACTGGTGTCTTTGAG GCCAGGCAGTCATTAATAGTCCGAGGACTTTTCCCTATGCTTGCTGATCCCAGACACGCC GCGGAGTCAACTAGTGCAACGAATGAATCAGTGTTGAAGGTTGCCCTTGATCACGGTAAGGCATTAGGTATAATCAAATCACATGATCGAGTCGTGGTTTGCCAGAAAGTTGGTGACGATTCCGTGATCAAGATCATCGAGCTGGAAGATTAG
- the LOC141647632 gene encoding uncharacterized protein LOC141647632, protein MEGKGLSGRMYPNMGAGMPLQTQNPQSNLQNHSQIMGFQQQIDQQQTQLSMRQPNYPSFNPNPNSNPNPNPNPNPSQNGKIQATQVTNSDEDEPNDQENSSSSSLKRKAENSNNGGSGTIVSPWQRMKWTDNMVRLLIMAVYYIGDEVVGVGPELGSDKKKPGFGGGGGGGGGAMQKKGKWKSVSRAMMEKGFYVSPQQCEDKFNDLNKRYKRVNDILGKGTACKVVENQTLLETMDISSKMKEEVRKLLNSKHLFFREMCAYHNSCGHVTATNANVNGGGETAVVVGAGEGQMPAQVPPQQNQTPAPQGQVSACLHSTQLHPSMVQNNNLGNEDEDDDDEDEDDDDDDEDDDADDNEEGGNPRKRGRTMQGGLNQWSGEVRGMLQDGSKSTREKKQWMMAQMMELEENGVKYQREALELEKERLKWLKFSSKKEREMEKMKLANERKRLENERMVLLLRKKEIEFMIVEQQQNPAPVNNNTAAVNPSCISV, encoded by the coding sequence atggAAGGAAAAGGTTTATCAGGAAGAATGTACCCAAACATGGGTGCAGGAATGCCCTTACAGACTCAAAATCCACAATCCAACCTCCAAAATCACTCTCAAATTATGGGTTTTCAACAACAAATTGATCAACAACAAACTCAACTTTCAATGAGGCAACCAAACTACCCATCATTTAATCCTAATCCAAActcaaacccaaacccaaacccaaacccgaacCCGTCTCAGAATGGCAAAATTCAGGCAACCCAAGTGACCAACAGTGATGAAGATGAACCAAATGATCAGGAAAATAGTTCATCATCCAGTTTGAAGAGAAAAGCTGAAAACAGCAACAATGGTGGAAGTGGAACTATTGTTTCACCATGGCAAAGGATGAAATGGACTGATAACATGGTGAGACTGCTAATTATGGCTGTTTATTATATAGGAGATGAGGTGGTGGGAGTAGGACCTGAATTAGGATCCGATAAGAAGAAAccgggttttggtggtggtggtggtggtggtggtggagccATGCAGAAGAAAGGGAAATGGAAGTCGGTTTCGAGGGCGATGATGGAGAAAGGGTTTTATGTGTCTCCACAACAATGTGAGGATAAATTTAATGATTTGAATAAAAGATATAAGAGAGTTAATGATATTTTAGGGAAAGGGACTGCATGCAAAGTTGTGGAGAATCAAACTTTGCTTGAAACTATGGATATTTCTTCTAAAATGAAGGAAGAAGTTAGGAAATTGTTGAATTCTAAGCATTTGTTTTTTAGGGAAATGTGTGCTTATCATAATAGTTGTGGTCATGTTACTGCTACTAATGCTAATGTTAATGGTGGGGGTGAAACTGCTGTGGTGGTTGGTGCTGGTGAAGGTCAGATGCCAGCACAAGTGCCACCACAGCAGAACCAGACACCGGCGCCACAGGGTCAGGTGTCGGCATGCTTGCATTCGACCCAATTGCATCCTTCAATGGTCCAAAACAACAATTTGGGgaatgaggatgaggatgatgacgacGAGGATgaggacgatgatgatgatgacgaggatgatgatgctgatgatAATGAGGAAGGGGGGAATCCTAGGAAGAGGGGTAGGACCATGCAAGGGGGTTTGAATCAGTGGAGTGGAGAAGTGAGGGGAATGCTACAAGATGGGAGCAAGAGTACCAGGGAGAAGAAGCAATGGATGATGGCACAAATGATGGAATTGGAAGAGAATGGAGTGAAATATCAAAGGGAAGCATTGGAATTGGAGAAGGAGAGGTTGAAATGGTTGAAGTTTAGTAGTAAAAAGGAAAGGGAAATGGAAAAGATGAAGCTTGCTAATGAAAGGAAAAGGCTTGAAAATGAAAGGATGGTTCTTTTGttgaggaaaaaagagattgaaTTTATGATTGTTGAGCAGCAACAAAACCCTGCTCCTGTCAACAACAACACTGCTGCTGTCAACCCATCTTGCATCAGTGTTTAA